The Ignavibacteriales bacterium DNA segment AAAGATCGGGTTGGTTGATAGAATATTTACACGGGTGGGGGCAAGTGATAACATAACTGCCGGTGAAAGTACTTTCCTGGTTGAAATGCAGGAAGCAGCAAATATTTTAAATAATGCTACAAATAAAAGTTTGATCCTGCTTGATGAGATAGGAAGGGGGACAAGCACGTTCGACGGTATCTCTATTGCCTGGGCAATCACAGAGTATCTGCACGAAAATCCTGATATAAATGCAAAGACTTTATTTGCGACGCACTATCATGAATTAAATGAGATGGCTGAGATCTTTCCCAAAATAAAAAATTATAAAGTTGAAGTTCGCGAGTACGACGATAAAGTAATATTTTTGCATAAAGTTAATCCCGGAAGAGCCGATCACAGTTACGGAATCCAGGTTGCACAGATGGCAGGACTTCCATTGTTTGTGACTAATCGCGCAAAGGAGGTGCTCGAAAATCTTGAAAGCAAAGAATTAACTCCTTATGAGATAAAAAAAGAAAAGTTAAAAAAACTAAAGAGCGATGATAATCAAATCAGTCTTTTTGAATTTAAAGATGATGAACTTCGAGGAGAATTAAAAAATATGGAATTGGAAAGCCTGACTCCAATTGATGCGCTAAACAAACTGAATGAATTACAAAAGAAAGTTCGAAAAAATGATTAAGATATTCTTTCTTTTCTTTTTAATCCCGGCTTCAATGTTTTTACTAAACTCTTGCGGTAAAAATTATACTCCCGAAGAAGAAGCATATATTAATGAAATTAATCAATTGCGAAAATTGAAAGACGAAGATTTTAAATCTTCACTATACTCGCCATTCAATCAGGATGTAAAAGCTCATTATGCTCCATTAAAATATTTCGATGTTGATCCTGATCTTAAATTTACAAGCAAGCTTTTTGAATATGAATTGAAAGACACGATTCAAGTTCTCGGGACAAAGGGAGAGGCACGGAAGGCGGTTCGATACGGCTACTTAAAATTCATTTATCAAGAAAAAGAATTTAAAGTGAATGTTTATAAAGGATGGACTGAGAACGGGGAAGCGTATTTTTCTATCTGGTTTACCGATAACACAACCGGAGAAGAAACTTATGGCGTGGGTCGTTACCTTGATTTTGAATTATCACCATCAAAAGAATTTACTTATACAATAGATTTTAATCTTGCAT contains these protein-coding regions:
- a CDS encoding DUF1684 domain-containing protein; this encodes MIKIFFLFFLIPASMFLLNSCGKNYTPEEEAYINEINQLRKLKDEDFKSSLYSPFNQDVKAHYAPLKYFDVDPDLKFTSKLFEYELKDTIQVLGTKGEARKAVRYGYLKFIYQEKEFKVNVYKGWTENGEAYFSIWFTDNTTGEETYGVGRYLDFELSPSKEFTYTIDFNLAYNPYCAYSSTYSCAVPTKEDYLDIEIKAGEKNFH